The following are from one region of the Channa argus isolate prfri chromosome 6, Channa argus male v1.0, whole genome shotgun sequence genome:
- the LOC137129251 gene encoding olfactory receptor 52B2-like: MENDSYGFSSELTLDAFVVPGGGKYLIFLLGIVIYFWGIFCNLTLLTLIIVKTNLHKPVYFILFSLPLNDLIGITAMLPKVLSDIVTETTTVYYPLCVLQAFLLHMYGGGILLTLAAMSFDRYVAICIPLRYSSFMTPTVVVCIISLVWTLDFVFIVSLFSLQTKLPRCKSVIMNVYCDNPSLLKLTCGNTTVNNIIGLFTTAVMQVISVCVQGFSYGKILITCVVTRRSEVKSKAVNTCVAQLVIFLMFEIVGTFTILSHRFKNVSADLQKIMGMLIFVLPPLLNPIVYGLYTSEIRKTLLRVFRNRVSA, from the coding sequence ATGGAAAACGACTCGTACGGCTTCAGCTCTGAGTTAACTCTGGACGCCTTTGTTGTTCCAGGTGGAGGAAAGTATCTCATATTTCTTCTTGgcattgtgatttatttttgggGCATTTTTTGCAACTTGACTTTGCTGACTTTGATCATCGTGAAGACAAATCTGCACAAGCCTGTGTATTTCATCCTGTTCAGTCTTCCTCTCAATGACCTAATTGGCATAACTGCAATGCTACCAAAAGTACTTTCAGACATTGTTACAGAGACTACTACCGTTTACTACCCTCTCTGTGTTTTACAAGCTTTCTTGCTGCACATGTATGGTGGTGGAATACTGTTGACTCTGGCAGCCATGTCATTTGATCGTTATGTTGCCATCTGCATACCCTTACGTTACTCCTCTTTTATGACCCccacagttgttgtttgtatCATCTCGTTAGTTTGGACTCTAGACTTTGTCTTCATTGTGTCACTGTTCTCTTTGCAAACAAAGCTTCCAAGGTGCAAATCTGTAATTATGAATGTGTACTGTGATAACCCATCCCTTCTGAAGCTCACATGTGGAAACACAACAGTCAATAATATCATAGGACTGTTTACCACAGCCGTCATGCAGgttataagtgtgtgtgttcagggaTTTTCCTACGGGAAGATTCTTATCACATGTGTGGTTACTAGAAGGTCTGAAGTAAAGAGCAAAGCTGTCAACACGTGTGTTGCACAGTTGGTTATATTCCTCATGTTTGAGATTGTGGGAACTTTCACAATTTTGTCGCATAGATTCAAAAATGTCTCCGCTGACTTGCAAAAGATAATGGGAATGCTAATATTTGTACTTCCTCCACTCCTAAATCCAATTGTATATGGGCTCTATACCAGTGAAATTCGAAAAACTCTCCTGAGAGTCTTCAGAAATAGAGTATCTGCCTAA
- the LOC137129252 gene encoding olfactory receptor 52H1-like, with translation MSTNVSSAALLTLESLGLSHANIYPAFLFGTLMYLLIMCCNLLVLFTIAVSSKLHKPMFILLLNLLIADMVEATAFFPHLVFSIVTQNRLISHPACVTQAFVFHVCGTGNLLILSAMSYDRYIAICCPLRYNTVMSPCNLIRIILLIWLVDFSLIVTLISLLAQFKLCRLNIVELYCNNPSLMKLACEDTRVNNYYGLFTIIFIQGTSLILTLYTYAQILCTCLMNKQPVARLKAIQTCGTHLLVFLILQINVMIALIAHRFESVSPSMRRALSVSVLVFPPFLDPIIYGLKITELRQSVIRVLKRTVCSPMV, from the coding sequence ATGTCCACAAATGTATCATCTGCAGCTTTGCTGACACTGGAATCTCTGGGCTTATCTCATGCAAATATTTACCCTGCATTCCTGTTTGGGACTTTAATGTATCTGCTTATAATGTGTTGTAATTTGTTGGTGTTATTTACTATTGCTGTGAGTTCAAAGTTACACAAACCAATGTTTATTCTGCTACTCAACTTGCTCATTGCTGACATGGTTGAGGCAACGGCTTTTTTTCCTCACCTTGTATTCAGCATTGTGACACAAAACAGACTGATTTCCCATCCTGCATGTGTAACtcaggcttttgtttttcacGTTTGTGGCACAGGAAACCTGCTGATCTTGAGTGCCATGTCATACGACAGATACATCGCTATATGTTGTCCTCTGAGGTATAACACTGTAATGAGTCCATGTAATTTAATTAGAATTATTCTTTTAATATGGCTTGTGGATTTTTCTTTGATTGTCACACTGATTTCTTTGCTTGCACAGTTTAAACTCTGCAGACTAAAtatagtggagttgtactgtaACAATCCATCACTAATGAAACTGGCCTGTGAGGACACTAGAGTCAACAACTACTATGGATTATTTACTATAATCTTTATCCAAGGAACATCATTGATATTAACACTTTACACATATGCACAGATTTTATGCACATGTCTTATGAATAAACAGCCTGTTGCCCGACTAAAGGCTATTCAAACGTGTGGCACACATTTACTTGTTTTCTTAATCCTACAAATCAATGTCATGATTGCACTCATTGCCCATCGCTTTGAAAGTGTGTCCCCTTCCATGAGAAGAGCTCTCAGTGTGTCAGTGCTAGTTTTCCCCCCATTTTTAGACCCGATTATTTATGGACTAAAAATTACAGAGCTGAGGCAGAGCGTGATAAGGGTTCTAAAAAGAACTGTATGCTCCCCAATGGTGTAA
- the LOC137129253 gene encoding olfactory receptor 6N1-like, producing MSTNVSSAALLTLESLGLSHANIYPAFLFGTLMYLLIMCCNVLVLLTIAVSSKLHKPMFILLLNLLIADMVEATAFFPHLVFSIVTQNRLISHPACVSQAFVIHVSGTGNLLILSAMSYDRYIAICCPLRYNTVMSPCNLIRIILSVWLVDFSLIVTLISLFAQFKLCRLNIVDLYCNNPSLMKLTCEDTRVNSHYGLFTMIFIQGTSLILTLYTYAQILCTCLMNKQPVARLKAIQTCGTHLLVFLILQINIMVALIAHRLESMSPSMRRALSVSVLVFPPFLDPIIYGLKITELRQSVIRVLKRTVCSPMV from the coding sequence ATGTCCACAAATGTATCATCTGCAGCTTTGCTGACACTGGAATCTCTGGGCTTATCTCATGCAAATATTTACCCTGCATTCCTGTTTGGGACTTTAATGTATCTGCTTATAATGTGTTGTAATGTGTTGGTGTTATTGACTATTGCTGTGAGTTCAAAGTTACACAAACCAATGTTTATTCTGCTACTCAACTTGCTAATTGCTGACATGGTTGAAGCGACGGCTTTTTTTCCTCACCTTGTATTCAGCATTGTGACACAAAACAGACTGATTTCCCATCCTGCATGTGTATCTCAGGCTTTTGTTATTCACGTTTCTGGCACAGGAAACCTGCTGATCTTGAGTGCCATGTCATACGACAGATACATCGCTATATGTTGTCCTCTGAGGTACAACACTGTAATGAGTCCATGTAATTTAATTAGAATTATTCTTTCAGTATGGCTTGTGGATTTCTCTTTGATTGTCACGCTGATTTCtttgtttgcacagtttaaacTCTGCAGACTGAATATAGTGGATTTGTACTGTAACAATCCATCACTAATGAAACTGACCTGTGAGGACACTAGAGTCAACAGCCACTATGGATTATTTACTATGATCTTTATCCAAGGAACATCATTGATATTAACACTTTACACATATGCACAGATTTTATGCACATGTCTTATGAATAAACAGCCTGTTGCCCGACTAAAGGCTATTCAAACGTGTGGCACACATTTACTTGTTTTCTTAATCCTACAAATCAACATCATGGTTGCACTCATTGCCCATCGCCTTGAAAGTATGTCCCCTTCCATGAGAAGAGCTCTCAGTGTGTCAGTGCTAGTTTTCCCCCCATTTTTAGACCCGATTATTTATGGACTAAAAATTACAGAGCTGAGGCAGAGCGTGATAAGGGTTCTAAAAAGAACTGTATGCTCCCCAATGGTGTAA